A single Methylomonas sp. AM2-LC DNA region contains:
- a CDS encoding response regulator: MTGIQAYEAEFQEMYQTVFDNCHFGLIIVDHNGKIISWNPWLTKHSLLNRADVQGKTMLEVFPLLTSGNLLRAINLTLSHGMSSIVSHALNTKPLPLFTLDGQKLHQQVIVKPLKIKNSHHFCLIQINDITAAVKREKQLLESIAEFTYQKFALDQHAIVAVTDVRGTITYVNDQFCRISQYSKEELMGQNHRLLNSGTHPKEFFTSMYRAITRGEVWQGDICNRAKDNSLYWVATTIVPYMNDKGKPTRYIAIRADITERKRAEEEAKAATLAKSQFLANMSHEIRTPMNAIIGLTSQVMESELNSEQRDQLNKVKNSGKALVRIINDILDFSKIESDKMTLERVPIRLESLLLEAVDLFGAQVEEKGLEMFVEINPDTPLYFLGDPLRLSQVLTNLIGNAVKFTQRGEIHVAVKLLTLNDISMVLEFSVRDTGLGINTEQIDLLFKPFTQADSSTTRKFGGSGLGLSIAKKLVELMGGQIWIETPLPVGTCIKFTVKMANVPSEIGNLTDFSKDLHDMQGKSVLVVDDQATSRSILSRLLEAWGLIAIEAETGHEALAILTEASQKGDSFYAVLLDWRMPDIDGIQVATQLKNLINEKIVNPPVRVLMVTAYEKLLLLEYPHARIVDQILTKPVAPSNLFNALRSGDNSDNSLNRIRTDLSIRQNFAGIQVLLVEDHDINQEVAANFLKKCGVTVTVAWHGAEAVDLVKNRHFHLVLMDLHMPIMGGIEATRLIRALANTQHLPIVAMTAAVMHEDRKQCMDVGMNDFISKPIEPEELIRVLKQHVQLKLHEVLQPEQQSSQGLLDLTSGLRRLDGDSHLQQRLLLSFIERNTDFLLRLNKLLQENNIDQALDLVHALKGIAANLGAVGLTDACRRITEELRLSNTLTSLAYFEQVILETMKQIQRYLVSTKGVISDQASGFQTLSLAELLLAVEPFIVGQEIPSDEIIFNLNQLTNSHLPCLPLLNKLLYHLENFEYKAALDTFKTLKALVVSPQ; the protein is encoded by the coding sequence ATGACAGGCATTCAAGCATACGAAGCTGAATTTCAAGAAATGTATCAAACCGTGTTTGATAACTGTCATTTTGGTTTAATTATTGTTGATCATAATGGAAAAATTATTTCCTGGAACCCGTGGTTAACCAAACATAGCCTGCTAAATAGGGCAGATGTGCAAGGTAAAACCATGCTCGAAGTATTTCCGCTACTCACCTCGGGCAACTTACTCAGGGCTATTAATCTGACTCTTAGTCACGGTATGTCTTCGATTGTCTCACATGCCTTAAACACTAAACCTTTGCCGTTGTTTACTTTGGACGGGCAAAAACTGCATCAGCAAGTGATCGTCAAACCACTAAAAATAAAAAATAGTCATCACTTTTGTTTAATCCAGATAAACGATATTACTGCCGCTGTAAAACGAGAAAAACAACTACTGGAAAGTATTGCAGAATTTACGTATCAAAAATTCGCTTTGGATCAACATGCCATAGTGGCAGTGACCGATGTGCGTGGCACCATTACTTATGTCAACGATCAGTTTTGTCGAATAAGCCAGTATTCCAAAGAAGAGTTAATGGGACAAAATCATCGTTTGCTTAATTCTGGCACACATCCTAAAGAGTTTTTTACCAGCATGTATCGCGCTATAACGCGTGGGGAAGTCTGGCAGGGGGATATTTGTAATCGGGCTAAAGATAACAGCTTATATTGGGTGGCAACCACCATTGTGCCTTATATGAATGATAAGGGAAAACCTACCCGCTATATAGCTATACGTGCTGACATTACAGAGCGCAAACGCGCCGAAGAAGAAGCAAAGGCGGCCACATTAGCCAAATCGCAATTTCTGGCCAATATGAGTCATGAAATTCGCACCCCCATGAACGCCATTATTGGTTTAACCAGTCAAGTAATGGAGTCGGAGCTTAATTCGGAACAGCGTGATCAACTCAACAAGGTAAAAAATTCAGGTAAAGCGTTAGTACGCATTATCAATGATATTTTGGATTTTTCGAAAATCGAGTCGGATAAAATGACTTTAGAGCGGGTGCCTATTCGCTTAGAATCGCTTTTGCTTGAAGCAGTCGATTTGTTTGGCGCGCAGGTGGAAGAGAAAGGTCTGGAGATGTTTGTCGAAATTAATCCTGATACACCGCTTTATTTCTTGGGTGATCCGCTGCGGCTGAGTCAGGTGCTTACTAATTTAATTGGCAATGCGGTCAAGTTTACCCAACGAGGTGAGATTCATGTGGCTGTCAAGCTGTTGACCCTTAACGATATCAGCATGGTTTTAGAGTTTAGTGTACGGGATACGGGGCTAGGTATTAATACTGAACAAATCGATCTTCTTTTCAAACCGTTTACTCAAGCCGACAGTTCCACTACTCGCAAGTTTGGCGGTAGTGGTTTAGGTTTAAGCATAGCCAAAAAATTGGTTGAACTAATGGGCGGACAAATCTGGATAGAAACGCCTCTCCCAGTAGGAACTTGTATTAAATTTACGGTAAAGATGGCCAATGTACCCAGCGAAATTGGCAACCTTACCGATTTTAGTAAAGATTTACATGACATGCAGGGAAAATCTGTACTGGTTGTTGACGATCAGGCAACTTCAAGGAGTATTTTATCCCGTTTATTGGAAGCATGGGGTTTGATAGCCATAGAAGCGGAAACAGGACATGAAGCCTTAGCAATTTTAACTGAGGCCAGTCAAAAAGGTGATAGTTTTTACGCGGTATTGTTAGATTGGCGCATGCCCGATATTGATGGTATTCAGGTAGCCACCCAGCTAAAAAATCTGATCAATGAAAAAATTGTTAATCCGCCTGTGCGTGTATTAATGGTCACGGCCTATGAAAAACTACTATTGTTGGAATATCCGCATGCACGTATTGTTGATCAGATACTCACCAAACCCGTTGCACCCTCAAACCTATTTAATGCGCTACGCTCTGGGGATAATAGTGACAATTCCCTAAATAGGATACGCACGGATTTATCTATCCGCCAAAATTTCGCTGGTATACAGGTGTTGTTGGTAGAAGATCATGATATTAACCAAGAGGTTGCTGCCAACTTTCTGAAGAAATGTGGTGTTACTGTTACGGTAGCCTGGCACGGTGCTGAAGCGGTCGATTTGGTTAAAAATAGACATTTTCATTTAGTTTTAATGGATTTGCATATGCCTATTATGGGCGGTATAGAAGCGACACGTCTCATCAGAGCATTAGCGAATACCCAGCATCTGCCCATAGTTGCCATGACAGCTGCGGTTATGCATGAAGATCGTAAGCAGTGTATGGATGTGGGTATGAATGATTTTATATCTAAACCCATAGAACCCGAAGAGTTAATCAGGGTGCTTAAACAGCATGTACAGCTAAAGTTACATGAGGTTTTGCAACCGGAACAACAAAGCAGCCAAGGTTTATTGGATTTGACCAGTGGTTTACGTCGTTTAGATGGTGATAGTCATTTGCAACAACGATTATTATTGAGTTTTATAGAACGTAATACTGACTTTTTGTTACGCCTGAATAAATTATTGCAGGAAAACAATATAGATCAAGCACTTGATCTGGTGCATGCTCTAAAAGGTATTGCTGCCAATTTAGGCGCTGTGGGGCTTACTGATGCTTGTCGGCGTATTACAGAAGAATTACGCTTAAGCAACACGCTAACATCACTCGCGTATTTTGAACAAGTTATTTTAGAAACCATGAAACAAATTCAACGCTATTTGGTTTCAACTAAAGGCGTAATTAGCGATCAGGCATCCGGCTTTCAAACGCTATCATTAGCGGAACTGCTGCTAGCCGTGGAGCCTTTTATTGTAGGGCAGGAAATACCTTCCGATGAGATAATTTTTAACCTTAATCAGTTAACAAACAGTCATTTACCTTGCTTGCCATTGCTAAATAAATTGTTATACCATTTGGAAAACTTTGAGTATAAAGCCGCTCTGGATACCTTTAAAACTTTAAAAGCTTTAGTCGTGTCACCGCAATGA
- a CDS encoding EAL domain-containing protein — MSTLFPDIIEKHLVLLVDDLPANLHVLVAGIKKYFRIKAANNGYDALALLEQTTDQPKLAVIDVKMPNMSGIELLRRIRSTPHCCNIPVILMSADVSEQNELAALQLGADDYLVKPVSPNVLVVRANNLIQRNADRIKLQLAAHVFDFSGEAIMITDRNNHIVDVNSAFTTLTGYAKEDVLGYDPKILSSGRTSPEEYKLMWQSILNDGFWQGEFWDRRKDGSVYPKMITITVVRNPIGDIIFYLANFVDVSHYKEVERRFEYIANHDPLTGLPNRLHLQVFLEQCTLISKRTTEQIAILFLDLDRFKSINDTLGHYIGDQMLIQVADRLKSCIREYDMVARIGGDEFVVVLRGYQLNTVSSAVAEKIRHHLCTPFHVNNQLLHTSPSIGIAIFPDNAENIHDLMKHADTAMYFTKSEGGNGFHFFATEMNKHAHEKLELENQLHRAIDNQQFELYYQPQLSLPERKVVGAEVLLRWLHPEKGYISPALFIPLAEDSNQIGKITEWVLENACQQASEWLVNGLPLQRISVNISAKQFQNMDILGQVKRLLVKHNLPAHMLELEITETALIASADVAKALIQSLRELGIKVALDDFGQGYSSLAQLKNLPLDRIKIDAAFVQDIQTYPAENTGIIAAATIGLGHSFGFEVIAEGVESEIQLAFLEAHGCDEIQGYLFSKPLPKHEFESYLQRHMQSVALFERRID; from the coding sequence ATGAGCACTTTGTTTCCGGACATTATTGAAAAGCATTTGGTCCTCCTGGTGGATGACTTGCCAGCCAACTTGCATGTGCTGGTTGCTGGTATAAAAAAATATTTCCGGATTAAAGCAGCCAACAATGGTTACGATGCCTTAGCTTTACTTGAGCAAACTACCGATCAACCAAAATTAGCTGTCATCGATGTAAAGATGCCTAATATGAGTGGTATTGAACTGTTACGACGTATACGTAGTACGCCACACTGTTGTAATATTCCAGTGATTTTGATGAGTGCCGATGTCTCAGAACAAAATGAATTAGCCGCTTTGCAACTGGGCGCAGACGATTATCTGGTTAAGCCTGTGTCGCCCAATGTATTGGTGGTTAGGGCAAATAATTTGATTCAGCGCAATGCTGATCGGATTAAACTGCAATTGGCGGCACATGTTTTCGATTTTAGTGGCGAAGCAATTATGATTACGGATCGTAATAATCATATAGTGGATGTTAATTCTGCATTTACCACCTTAACAGGCTATGCAAAAGAAGATGTATTGGGCTACGATCCAAAAATTCTCTCTTCTGGACGGACTTCTCCGGAAGAATACAAACTGATGTGGCAATCCATACTAAACGATGGCTTTTGGCAAGGGGAGTTTTGGGATAGGCGTAAGGATGGCAGTGTTTATCCCAAAATGATTACCATCACCGTCGTGCGTAACCCGATTGGCGATATTATTTTCTATCTGGCTAATTTTGTCGATGTGAGTCATTACAAAGAAGTTGAGCGGCGATTTGAATATATAGCCAATCATGATCCCTTAACGGGCTTGCCAAATCGACTGCATTTACAGGTGTTCCTTGAACAATGTACATTGATATCTAAGCGAACCACAGAACAGATAGCCATACTTTTTCTGGATTTGGATCGTTTCAAAAGTATTAATGATACGTTGGGTCATTATATCGGTGATCAGATGCTGATACAGGTAGCGGATCGCTTGAAGTCGTGCATACGCGAGTACGATATGGTGGCGCGTATAGGGGGCGATGAATTTGTAGTGGTACTGCGCGGCTATCAACTAAATACGGTATCCTCTGCGGTTGCGGAAAAGATTCGTCATCATTTGTGCACTCCTTTTCATGTCAATAATCAGTTATTACATACCTCGCCGAGTATTGGTATCGCCATATTTCCAGATAATGCGGAAAACATCCACGATCTGATGAAACATGCAGATACTGCTATGTACTTTACAAAGTCCGAGGGCGGTAACGGTTTTCATTTTTTTGCTACAGAAATGAATAAACATGCCCATGAAAAACTGGAGCTGGAAAATCAACTGCATAGAGCGATAGACAATCAGCAATTTGAACTTTATTACCAACCACAACTGTCATTACCCGAGCGTAAGGTGGTCGGCGCAGAAGTCTTGTTACGTTGGCTACACCCGGAAAAAGGCTATATTTCGCCTGCATTGTTCATACCTTTGGCTGAGGATAGTAACCAAATAGGTAAAATCACTGAATGGGTGTTGGAAAATGCCTGTCAACAAGCCAGCGAGTGGTTAGTGAATGGCTTGCCCTTGCAACGTATCAGTGTCAATATTTCTGCTAAGCAGTTTCAAAATATGGATATTTTAGGGCAAGTTAAACGGTTATTAGTTAAACACAATTTACCCGCTCATATGCTAGAACTGGAAATTACCGAAACGGCATTAATTGCTTCTGCGGATGTTGCTAAAGCCTTAATTCAGTCTTTAAGAGAGTTAGGTATCAAAGTGGCACTGGATGACTTTGGGCAGGGGTATTCTTCGCTAGCGCAATTAAAAAACTTACCGTTGGATCGGATAAAAATAGACGCAGCCTTTGTGCAAGATATTCAAACCTATCCGGCTGAAAACACCGGCATTATTGCCGCTGCCACCATAGGTTTGGGTCATTCTTTTGGCTTTGAAGTGATCGCCGAAGGGGTGGAATCTGAAATCCAATTGGCCTTTCTAGAAGCCCATGGGTGTGACGAAATACAAGGTTATTTATTCTCTAAACCATTACCTAAACATGAGTTTGAAAGTTATTTGCAACGGCATATGCAAAGTGTAGCTTTGTTTGAGCGTCGTATCGATTAA
- a CDS encoding transposase: MEVNLSLCQNAVDIAFRVPHGFLSLILPNRLLADNIDILREVFAEIQKQHLFRMDAVVVLPDHLHCIWTLPEDDANLSIHWNMLKGVFSKKIEKRRKNFSQPEV, encoded by the coding sequence TTGGAAGTTAATCTATCTTTATGTCAGAATGCCGTAGACATTGCATTCCGGGTGCCACATGGTTTTTTATCGTTAATCTTGCCGAACCGATTATTGGCCGATAATATAGATATATTACGGGAAGTCTTTGCAGAGATCCAAAAACAGCATCTTTTTCGCATGGATGCTGTTGTCGTTTTGCCTGATCATCTTCATTGTATTTGGACATTACCTGAAGACGATGCCAATTTATCAATACACTGGAATATGCTTAAAGGCGTATTCTCCAAAAAAATTGAAAAAAGGCGAAAGAATTTCAGTCAGCCGGAAGTGTAG
- a CDS encoding alginate export family protein, with product MPNKLLNKTNICPLVVFSVYMGLFSCISSTTFAEGNTPINPQPTPPPAYSRLPMTTWGSQMNDALLGNKKYEAPVWNLHNFLDLPDWLELNVDQRTRYEDMNNQFKASALGGDQQIALQTDLWLAAHLGKFTFATEFMDSRGIGGSYGPGNNLNNLNNNAIDTLDFVQAYVAWADKNVLSSHLGAEIKVGRQTLDLGSRRLIARPYYRNAYNSFTGIRLRVLDNAKWQLNSFFTLPVNRWPSAAGGINDSISQHVQQFDQEATRTFFSGGILEAYNLATTKVNAELYLYNLDEGDSFNNPTRKRRYFTPGLRFYIKPSKGNFDFQAEGMAQYGTVRATTTSTTDLRHEAYSSHLEAGYTLDMAWTPRFSMEYDYATGSKNKNGPSDERFDPLFGVSPVDFGPSGIFAPISRSNINSPSYRFSVSPRSDLLLSVQQRLVWLASSSDCWGAASCSGAQLNLNPSAKSGSYVGDLLGFTARYDFNSSWNLETGWYRLFKGQFAKTAQNAPSGGDVDYFYVQSLFRF from the coding sequence ATGCCCAATAAACTATTGAACAAAACTAATATCTGCCCATTAGTCGTTTTTAGCGTTTACATGGGGTTATTCTCGTGTATCAGTAGCACAACTTTTGCAGAGGGCAACACACCGATAAATCCGCAACCCACCCCGCCCCCGGCATACAGCAGATTGCCTATGACTACCTGGGGCAGCCAAATGAATGATGCCTTACTCGGCAATAAAAAATACGAAGCACCAGTATGGAATCTGCACAATTTTTTAGATTTACCAGACTGGTTGGAACTAAACGTAGACCAGCGTACCCGTTATGAAGATATGAATAATCAATTCAAAGCCAGCGCATTGGGAGGCGATCAACAAATTGCCTTACAAACTGATCTTTGGCTAGCCGCGCATCTGGGCAAATTTACATTCGCTACGGAATTTATGGATTCGCGCGGTATTGGCGGCAGTTACGGTCCCGGTAACAACCTGAACAATCTAAATAACAATGCGATAGATACGCTGGATTTCGTGCAAGCTTATGTGGCCTGGGCTGATAAGAATGTGTTATCCAGTCATCTGGGTGCCGAAATTAAAGTGGGGAGACAAACACTGGACTTGGGTAGTCGCCGCTTAATAGCCAGACCTTATTATCGGAACGCCTATAACAGCTTTACCGGTATTCGATTGCGGGTACTGGATAACGCCAAATGGCAGTTAAACAGCTTTTTCACCCTGCCAGTGAATCGTTGGCCCAGTGCCGCAGGCGGCATTAATGACAGCATTAGTCAACACGTACAGCAATTTGATCAGGAAGCGACCCGTACTTTTTTTTCAGGTGGCATTCTTGAAGCCTATAATCTGGCAACCACAAAAGTCAATGCGGAACTGTATTTATACAATCTGGATGAAGGAGATAGTTTTAACAACCCAACCCGAAAACGCCGTTATTTTACCCCTGGCCTGCGTTTCTACATCAAACCGAGCAAAGGCAACTTCGATTTTCAAGCAGAAGGTATGGCCCAGTACGGCACGGTTAGAGCCACCACAACCTCTACAACCGATCTACGGCATGAAGCCTATTCCTCACATCTAGAAGCAGGTTATACCTTGGACATGGCCTGGACACCGCGCTTTTCCATGGAGTATGACTATGCTACTGGAAGCAAAAACAAGAATGGCCCCAGCGATGAACGTTTTGACCCCTTATTCGGTGTGTCACCGGTAGACTTTGGCCCCTCGGGTATTTTTGCCCCAATCTCACGCAGCAATATCAACAGCCCAAGCTATCGATTTTCTGTTTCGCCGCGTTCAGACTTACTATTATCAGTTCAGCAACGTTTAGTTTGGCTTGCATCGTCCAGCGATTGCTGGGGAGCCGCCAGCTGCTCCGGTGCGCAACTCAATTTGAATCCCAGCGCAAAAAGTGGCAGCTATGTTGGCGATTTACTGGGCTTTACCGCCCGCTACGACTTTAACAGCAGCTGGAATCTAGAAACAGGCTGGTACCGTTTATTTAAAGGACAGTTTGCCAAAACCGCCCAAAACGCCCCTAGTGGTGGAGATGTGGACTATTTCTATGTACAAAGCCTGTTTAGATTTTAA